The Streptomyces sp. NBC_01244 genome contains a region encoding:
- the gcl gene encoding glyoxylate carboligase: MTAAAAAVEILKLEGVEQAFGVPGAAINPFYRELKNVGGIAHTLARHVEGASHMAEGYTRAKAGNIGVCIGTSGPAGTDMITGLYSAIADSIPILCITGQAPVSKLHKEDFQAVDIASIAKPVTKKATTVLEAAQVPGVFQEAFHLMRSGRPGPVLIDLPIDVQLTEIEFDPETYSPLPVYKPSATRAQARKALQFLLDSERPLIVAGGGIINADASDLLVEFAELTNVPVISTLMGWGVIPDDHELAAGMVGVQTSHRYGNATFLESDFVFGIGNRWANRHTGYNLDAYTKGRKFVHVDIEPTQIGKIFAPDFGIASDAKAALELFVEIAKELKAEGKLPDFSAWAASAQERKATLLRRTHFDNIPMKPQRVYEEMNKAFGPETRYVTTIGLSQIAGAQMLHVYKPRNWINCGQAGPLGWTIPAAIGAATADPETPIVALSGDYDFQFMIEELAVAAQHKVPYVHVLVNNAYLGLIRQAQGGLGINFEVNLEFENINTPELGVYGVDHVKVAEGLGVKAIRVTDPDKLGEAFETAKKWAQEHQVPVVVEAILERITNISMSKTVDMSDVTEFEEVATELGHAPTALRNTLPA, translated from the coding sequence ATGACAGCCGCCGCCGCTGCAGTGGAGATCCTCAAGCTCGAGGGTGTCGAACAAGCGTTCGGCGTCCCCGGTGCTGCGATCAACCCGTTCTACCGCGAGCTCAAGAACGTGGGCGGAATCGCGCACACCCTGGCCCGCCACGTCGAGGGCGCCTCGCACATGGCCGAGGGTTACACCCGCGCCAAGGCCGGCAACATCGGCGTCTGCATCGGCACTTCGGGCCCGGCCGGCACCGACATGATCACCGGCCTGTACTCCGCGATCGCGGACTCCATCCCGATCCTGTGCATCACCGGTCAGGCTCCGGTCTCGAAGCTCCACAAGGAGGACTTCCAGGCCGTCGACATCGCCTCGATCGCCAAGCCGGTCACCAAGAAGGCGACGACCGTCCTGGAGGCCGCCCAGGTTCCGGGCGTGTTCCAGGAGGCCTTCCACCTGATGCGCTCCGGCCGTCCGGGCCCGGTCCTGATCGACCTCCCGATCGACGTCCAGCTGACCGAGATCGAGTTCGACCCCGAGACCTACTCGCCGCTGCCGGTCTACAAGCCGAGCGCCACCCGCGCCCAGGCCCGCAAGGCCCTGCAGTTCCTGCTCGACTCCGAGCGCCCGCTGATCGTCGCCGGTGGCGGCATCATCAACGCCGACGCCTCCGACCTGCTGGTCGAGTTCGCCGAGCTGACGAACGTCCCGGTCATCTCCACCCTCATGGGCTGGGGCGTCATCCCGGACGACCACGAGCTGGCCGCCGGCATGGTCGGTGTCCAGACCTCGCACCGCTACGGCAACGCGACGTTCCTCGAGTCGGACTTCGTCTTCGGCATCGGCAACCGCTGGGCCAACCGTCACACCGGTTACAACCTCGACGCCTACACCAAGGGCCGCAAGTTCGTCCACGTCGACATCGAGCCGACCCAGATCGGCAAGATCTTCGCCCCGGACTTCGGCATCGCCTCGGACGCCAAGGCGGCCCTGGAGCTCTTCGTCGAGATCGCCAAGGAGCTCAAGGCCGAGGGCAAGCTGCCCGACTTCAGCGCCTGGGCCGCTTCCGCCCAGGAGCGCAAGGCGACGCTGCTGCGCCGCACGCACTTCGACAACATCCCCATGAAGCCGCAGCGCGTCTACGAGGAGATGAACAAGGCGTTCGGCCCCGAGACCCGCTACGTCACCACCATCGGTCTGTCCCAGATCGCCGGTGCGCAGATGCTGCACGTCTACAAGCCGCGCAACTGGATCAACTGTGGCCAGGCCGGCCCCCTCGGCTGGACCATCCCGGCCGCGATCGGTGCCGCCACCGCGGACCCGGAGACCCCGATCGTCGCCCTGTCCGGCGACTACGACTTCCAGTTCATGATCGAGGAGCTGGCGGTCGCCGCCCAGCACAAGGTCCCCTACGTTCACGTCCTCGTGAACAACGCCTACCTGGGTCTGATCCGCCAGGCGCAGGGCGGCCTGGGCATCAACTTCGAGGTCAACCTCGAGTTCGAGAACATCAACACCCCCGAGCTGGGTGTCTACGGTGTCGACCACGTCAAGGTCGCCGAGGGCCTGGGCGTCAAGGCGATCCGCGTCACCGACCCGGACAAGCTGGGCGAGGCCTTCGAGACGGCCAAGAAGTGGGCCCAGGAGCACCAGGTTCCGGTCGTCGTCGAGGCCATCCTCGAGCGCATCACCAACATCTCGATGAGCAAGACGGTCGACATGAGCGACGTCACCGAGTTCGAAGAAGTCGCGACCGAGCTGGGCCACGCCCCGACCGCGCTCCGCAACACGCTGCCCGCCTAG
- a CDS encoding catalase encodes MSKRTLTTESGAPVADNQNSATAGVGGPLLVQDQQLLEKLARFNRERIPERVVHARGSAAYGHFEVTDDVTAYTSAAFLNTVGKKTETFLRFSTVADSLGGADAVRDPRGFALKFYTEEGNYDLVGNNTPVFFIKDPIKFPDFIHSQKRDPFTGKQEADNVWDFWAHAPEATHQITWLMGDRGIPASYRHMNGYGSHTYQWTNAQGEAFFVKYHFKTNQGIRCLSGEQAAELVGSDANSHQTDLLQAIERGVNPSWTLYVQVMPASEAADYRFNPFDLTKVWPHSDYPLQRVGRLVLDRNPDNVFAEVEQAAFSPNNFVPGITASPDKMLQGRLFAYADAQRYRLGVNHTLIPVNAPKATKADNYGRDGVMALRNGSRYDKNYEPNSHQGPAETGLALGAPKAVSGYTGTHEAPAHTKDDDFFQAGELYRLMSEAEKQRLVATIAGGLSQVTLEDVIEKNLAHFHAADADYGKRVEEAVRALRDA; translated from the coding sequence GCCCCGGTCGCCGACAACCAGAACTCCGCTACCGCCGGCGTCGGTGGCCCGCTCCTGGTCCAGGACCAGCAGCTCCTTGAGAAGCTCGCCCGCTTCAACCGCGAGCGCATCCCGGAGCGCGTGGTGCACGCCCGCGGTTCGGCCGCGTACGGCCACTTCGAGGTGACCGACGACGTCACCGCGTACACCAGCGCCGCGTTCCTGAACACGGTCGGCAAGAAGACCGAGACCTTCCTGCGGTTCTCCACCGTGGCCGACTCGCTGGGTGGCGCGGACGCGGTCCGCGACCCGCGCGGCTTCGCGCTGAAGTTCTACACCGAAGAGGGCAACTACGACCTCGTCGGCAACAACACCCCGGTGTTCTTCATCAAGGACCCGATCAAGTTCCCCGACTTCATCCACTCCCAGAAGCGCGACCCCTTCACGGGCAAGCAGGAAGCGGACAACGTCTGGGACTTCTGGGCGCACGCCCCCGAGGCGACGCACCAGATCACCTGGCTGATGGGTGACCGCGGTATCCCGGCGTCGTACCGTCACATGAACGGCTACGGCTCCCACACGTACCAGTGGACCAACGCCCAGGGCGAGGCCTTCTTCGTCAAGTACCACTTCAAGACGAACCAGGGCATCCGCTGCCTGTCGGGCGAGCAGGCCGCCGAGCTCGTCGGCTCCGACGCCAACTCGCACCAGACCGACCTGCTGCAGGCCATCGAGCGCGGTGTTAACCCGAGCTGGACCCTCTACGTCCAGGTCATGCCCGCCTCCGAGGCCGCGGACTACCGCTTCAACCCGTTCGACCTCACCAAGGTGTGGCCGCACAGCGACTACCCGCTGCAGCGCGTGGGCCGTCTGGTCCTCGACCGCAACCCGGACAACGTCTTCGCCGAGGTCGAGCAGGCCGCGTTCTCCCCGAACAACTTCGTCCCGGGCATCACCGCCTCGCCGGACAAGATGCTCCAGGGCCGCCTCTTCGCGTACGCCGACGCCCAGCGCTACCGCCTCGGTGTGAACCACACCCTGATCCCGGTCAACGCTCCGAAGGCGACGAAGGCCGACAACTACGGCCGCGACGGTGTCATGGCGCTGCGCAACGGCTCGCGCTACGACAAGAACTACGAGCCCAACTCGCACCAGGGTCCGGCCGAGACCGGTCTGGCGCTGGGCGCCCCGAAGGCCGTCTCCGGCTACACGGGCACCCACGAGGCTCCGGCCCACACCAAGGACGACGACTTCTTCCAGGCCGGTGAGCTCTACCGCCTGATGTCGGAGGCCGAGAAGCAGCGTCTGGTGGCGACCATCGCCGGCGGCCTGTCTCAGGTCACCCTCGAGGACGTCATCGAGAAGAACCTGGCTCACTTCCACGCCGCGGACGCCGACTACGGCAAGCGCGTCGAGGAGGCCGTCCGCGCCCTGCGCGACGCCTGA